A single genomic interval of Alligator mississippiensis isolate rAllMis1 chromosome 15, rAllMis1, whole genome shotgun sequence harbors:
- the LOC109280589 gene encoding uncharacterized protein LOC109280589 has protein sequence MLVAGCLLVSALALGTPLSLHQTPPVLFAEVGGTAEIHCSPGEPVEGGKGKYYWYLRREGKAPTCVRKCQEDKNKSRFACKLDRHGLTLEISSIQHNDSGVYYCAIRWGFYLTFGKGSRLIVGDSYTPSASVLLLAASPQGTDLSGMADLACLVRGVSNPVHIAWTISEASQEQQLTRSVKGKDGALMLINHISIPVATWASAAAVTCEVRFNSSGSSVQRSAWFRKRSIHKCIPAIGALAALGALTLLVIPVSWLCLRRSGCRGFRPQSSAPPGPTETQDGILYAQLDLDSGRRGHRKQ, from the exons ATGCTGGTCGCTGGATGCCTGCTCGTGTCTGCCCTGG CCTTGGGGACACCGTTATCCCTGCACCAGACTCCACCGGTCCTGTTTGCTGAAGTCGGCGGCACTGCAGAGATCCACTGCTCTCCTGGAGAAccagtggagggagggaaaggcaaATATTACTGGTAcctgagaagggaagggaaggcacccACCTGTGTCAGGAAATGCCAGGAAGACAAGAACAAAAGCAGGTTTGCCTGCAAGCTTGACAGACACGGCCTGACCCTGGAAATCTCCAGCATCCAGCACAACGACTCTGGTGTTTACTACTGTGCCATTAGGTGGGGCTTTTACCTGACTTTCGGCAAAGGATCCAGGCTGATAGTTGGAG ACAGTTACACCCCCAGTGCCTCCGTGCTGCTTCTCGCTGCGTCTCCCCAGGGGACCGATCTCTCGGGGATGGCTGATCTGGCCTGTCTGGTCCGTGGTGTCTCCAACCCAGTGCACATTGCCTGGACTATTTCTGAGGCTTCTCAGGAACAGCAGCTGACCCGGTCAGTGAAGGGAAAGGACGGAGCCTTAATGCTCATTAAtcacatcagcatccccgtggccACCTGGGCCAGCGCTGCGGCTGTCACCTGTGAGGTCCGGTTCAACTCCTCCGGCAGCAGTGTTCAGAGAAGCGCCTGGTTCAGGAAAC GCTCCATTCACAAGTGCATCCCTGCCATCGGTGCCCTGGCTGCATTGGGAGCTCTTACTCTGCTGGTGATACCTGTGAGCTGGCTCTGCCTTCGCCGCTCAGGATGTCGAG GTTTTCGGCCCCAGAGCTCGGCCCCTCCAGGCCCCACGGAGACGCAG GACGGCATCCTCTATGCCCAGCTGGACCTCGATTCAGGAAGACGTGGCCACCGCAAGCAGTAG